Genomic DNA from Alphaproteobacteria bacterium PA2:
CCAGCCCCAGGACCTGCTGTGGGCCAAGGTCGCCGCCGCCCCCAGCGACGCCGCCTCCGACGCCGACCAGCTGATCGGCATGGTGGCCAAGCGTCCCCTGCGGATGGGCGCGGCCGCCGCGCGCCACGATGTCTCGGCCCAGGTGGTCATCAAGCCAGGCGACCTGGTCACCGTCACCTTCGAGGCCGAGGGGATCAGCCTGTCCCTGCAGGCCAAGTCCATCGGCGCCGCCGCGATAGGCGAAGCCGTCGATATCCAGAACATCTCGTCCAAGAAGATCATCCAGGCGGTCGCCACCGGCCCGGGCCAGGCCGCCATCGGCGCCCAGGCCGACCAAGTCCGCGCCGCCGCCCGCACCCAGATCGCACTCCGTTAGTGAAGGTTCACCTGATGCGTTTTCCCCTGCTCGCCCTCATCGCCCTGGCCCCCCTCGCCGCCTGCTCCACGGTCACCGACGTGGTGCGCGGTCCGGAAATGGCGCCGGTGGGCTATCCCTCGGCCCTGGTCCCACGCGACCAGATGGTGCTGGCTTCAGCCGCCGAGCGGGCCAGTCAGCCGGCCTCGGCGAATTCCCTGTGGCGCAGCGGCGCGCGGGCCTTCTTCATAGATCAGCGCGCGGCGAAGGTCGGCGACATCCTGACCGTCCAGATCGATATCGACGACAGCGCCAAGACCTCGAACTCCTCGACCGCGACCCGGAAGTCCAACATGTCCGCCGGAGTGCCGCACCTTCTGGGCCTGGAATCCAGCCTCGGGAAAATCCTGCCGGGCGGCTTTGACGCGTCCAACGCCCTGGAAACCACCTCGACCTCGACCAATGCCGGGGCCGGCAGCGTCAACCGGTCTGAAAAGATCTCCCTGACCATCGCTGCGGTCGTGTCGGCGGTCCTGCCCAACGGCAATCTGGTCATCCAGGGCACGCAGGAAGTGCGCACCAACGCCGAGCTGCGGCAGCTGACCGTGGCGGGCATTGTCCGGCCTGAGGACATTTCCTCGGCCAATACGGTCAAGCACACCCAGATCGCCGAGGCCCGGATCAGCTATGGCGGCCGCGGTGACATTTCGGTGGCCCAGCGCACGCCGGCCGGCATCGCCCTGACCCAGAAGTTCAGCCCCTTCTAGCACCCGTATTGCAGTGCTAGCCTTCCGGGCATGATCGCAACCCTGCCCTTCATCCTGTTCGCCCAGGTCGCCAGCCAGACGGCGGCGCCCGGGGCCTGGACCCTGGAGACTCCCAAGGCCGCCCCGGCCATCTTCACCTATGCCAGGGACGGGGCGCAGCTGGTCCAGATGACCTGCCAGCCCGACAGCGGTCAGATCCTGTTCAGGGTGGCCGTGAGGAAGCGGCTTGCAGCGCGAAAATCAGGGACGATCTGGACAAACGCCCTGGGCATGCCCGCGCCCTGGCCCGCCAGTGTGACCCTGACCTCTGCAGACACA
This window encodes:
- the flgA gene encoding flagella basal body P-ring formation protein FlgA; the protein is MRRIIIALTLALTAAPALAGQTVNLKPQVFDADGVITLDDVFDNAGSAGRVVVALRQGQTAVLDAALVQSLARRNGLDWANQNGLRRIIVGGQVVSAQRANIDVLTYARNLSAGEIVQPQDLLWAKVAAAPSDAASDADQLIGMVAKRPLRMGAAAARHDVSAQVVIKPGDLVTVTFEAEGISLSLQAKSIGAAAIGEAVDIQNISSKKIIQAVATGPGQAAIGAQADQVRAAARTQIALR
- a CDS encoding flagellar basal body L-ring protein codes for the protein MRFPLLALIALAPLAACSTVTDVVRGPEMAPVGYPSALVPRDQMVLASAAERASQPASANSLWRSGARAFFIDQRAAKVGDILTVQIDIDDSAKTSNSSTATRKSNMSAGVPHLLGLESSLGKILPGGFDASNALETTSTSTNAGAGSVNRSEKISLTIAAVVSAVLPNGNLVIQGTQEVRTNAELRQLTVAGIVRPEDISSANTVKHTQIAEARISYGGRGDISVAQRTPAGIALTQKFSPF